Genomic DNA from Candidatus Zixiibacteriota bacterium:
CTAACAGAACACGCTTACCGGAATCGGTGGCTCGGTTCCAGGAACTTGGATTGAGGGGAATAGAATAGAATGTTTCCGGAAGTCATAACACTCGGACCCGTCATAATACGATCATATGGCGTGATGCTCGCCCTATCCTTTATGCTGGGCGTTCTCCTGGTTCGACATCGGTCCCGTCGATCCGGTGTCAATCCTGATTTTGCGGTGAATCTGGCCTTTCTGGTGATAATCTCAGCGGTAATCGGAGCAAGAATGTTTTACGCCTTTTTCCATTGGTCCGACTTCTCCGGTCATTTGATCGACATTTTCAATCCGCTCGGATCATCAGAGGGCTTCGGAATAGCGGGCTTGAATCTCTATGGTGGCCTTATCACCGCCTTGTCTGCTGCGGTTGTGTTCTGCTATCTCAAGAAGGAATCTATACTGGTGGTGTTCGACCTGTTTGCTCCAGCGATAGCCCTCGGGATATTCCTGACACGAATCGGTTGCTTCCTGAATGGTTGCTGTTTCGGTACTGAGTGCCATCTGCCGTGGGGGGTGAACTTTCCGGTCGGCAGCATTCCCTATTCATACCTCGGTGATGTCCCACTCCATCCAGCGCAGCTATATTCATCCCTGTACGGCCTGTTGCTCTTTGTCGCTCTCTCCATCTCGGAGAAACGCAAACCGTTCGTAGGGCTGACATTCTCGCTGTTCCTGATGACCGAGGCCATGTTCAGGTTTCTTATCGAATATGTGCGCTTCTATGAGAATCAAATGCTGACCACAGTGTTCGGGATTGGTTTCACTTACAATCATATCATGGCTATGTTTCTCTTCCTGATCGGATTAATGCTGTTGCTGGTAAGCAGAAAACGGGGTGTCAAGCCAGCCAGAGCCCGGAAGTCAGGCCGATTAAAAACCGGAGATTAGCCGCCACTCCACTTTCTCTCCGCTCTGAAGCATGTATTTGTCGGATGCAACCGTGCCTGCGGTGTCATTGACAAAATATAGCCAGTACGCAGAAGACGATCCGATTATGCTATCAATTCCCTTTACGAACACACCCGACGAAGTCTGGTCGTAGTCTACTTCATGATGAGCTTTCAGGAGTTCGAAGACGGAGACGCCGGATGAGTCCGGCAGCGCGATGACATTTTCCGGAGTGGTCCTTCCGGCTCTCGGCGAGCATGCGACTGCAAGCGCGAACATCAGCAGCAGGATTGTTGTGATGATGTAACGACGATTATCGAGTTGAATCAGCATACAGTCTATATACGAAATCGGAATATCATTTCAAGCCAGAAATGAAGCCTATGAAAGACCGCCCGGAAATTGGTTGTCAATCTTCGGGCGATATGAAATCTATCTGTGGCTGTTTGTGTCGGTTCTATTTCATCAAGAGCATCTTCCTGGTGTCAGTATACTGACCCGCGGTGGCCTTGTAGAAGTAAATACCCGAAGCCGCGCCAGCAGCATCCCAGGTAACGGTGACTTCGCCAATCGCGTTACCGGAGAATGTTCTGACCAACTGACCAGAGACGTTATAGATATCAAGCTTCCAGTTCGACTGAGTCGGAAGGTTGATAGTAATATCGGTGGTCGGGTTGAATGGGTTCGGATAGTTCTGATTCAGCGCAAATGCGGTCGGGATAACTTTCTCGACCACGGTCGAGTTCATCAGATTGCCGTAGTAATCTACGACTTCGACCTCGATTATCGAGAGTTCGGCGTTGATCCCGAACAGATCATGCGTTCCTGCAGAGATGTGATTCTTGCTGTCAGACCAGATAAGCACGCGGAGCTGACCGTCTACTACGTCGCTCTCCATCTTCATGCCATCAGCAAGCAGAGTAGCTTCGCCTTCTCCACTGAAGACAAACAGAGCAGCGCCGATGTCGGACTGCGAGTTCGCGGTGATTATCGCACCCTCTTCAATCGTCACAGTGTATGCGAAGGGAGAGGCCTTCTCATAGGGAGGCACATCGCCGTTGATGACGCGGATCATGTACATGAAGTCGGGGAGACTCAATACCACGCCATCGTTATTTATGTCAGTGGCCCCAACCTGTACAGGCATATCAATGTCAAACACAGAGACACCATAGATGAAGTACTTCGCGAACAGTGTAAGATCGGAAATCTCGTATATAATGCTGTTCAGATTGAGATCACCGAGATGGCCGAATTGGTCTGTGCACACAATGTCTATGCCTCCCGAAATGAAGTCGATTACCTGAGCCGACACCGATTCCCCGGGTATCTGATCTGTGCAGTTGCCGATCCACCAGTGGCCGCCGTAATATTGATCACCGGTGATTTCGATCGGTGCGTACTCACCCGAGAACACCGCATTTGAATTCCAGACGGAGTCGCCGGTCACGCTGTTGAGGACATTGTCTCCGCAATCGAGCCAGAAGAACCTCACCGGGGCAAACATGCACTCATGTCTGATTGCATGAGAGACCCTGAATCTCAATCTCGCAAGCTCCATTTGATCACCGCTAGCGGGATTGTAATGCAGACAGGATTGATCGGGATGAATCGAACCATTGACGACATCAGCAATTGCGACAATGCGGATCAACTCGCTGGGACAGTGGCCACCGCAGCCATCTGCGGGATAGTAGAAGTAGTTGAAGTACTCCCAACAATCTGCGAGATCGGATCCGATTGTTGCATCCGCGAATGTCAGCATTGTATCCTGGTATGCGATCAAGAAATCGTAGCTGCCGAAAAAGTCTGTGCCCTGGTTCAGCGTTATGCTGATCTCGGCCGATCCGGCCAGACTGCCAATGGCAGATTCGAGCTGCACTTCCAGTAGTTCCGGTGGATCGCTGGTCGCAATGCCATCAAAACCACTGCCCAACGCGGTCGTCGACACGACGAGGGAGATGGCTATGCAGTTTAATAAAAAGCGTTTCATGAAAGGCTCCTTTGCTGACAGCAGCGCACATCCGGAGATTAGCATACGATGAGAATCTCTGCACGCACTGCACTTCAGGTTTCCGGTCACCGCAACAATGCGCGTTTCGCGATCTCCCCTCCGCGTGTGTCAGAAAGTGAAGTACAATATCAATATACTTTCTCCACAGTGGTTGTCAAGGCTATGAATGCTTGTATCATATGCGAATCAACACGGTGGCCTTGGCAATGTGTTGCCGGTGCTTGGGTGGGGCGATATCCGGCTCACGGCAGTCTGTTCTCAATGACCCACTCAATGACCCGAAACTGCTTGACCTCAGGAATTGAGACTCTTATATTTACGGGCTTGATGGAGGCAAGACTGGTTAAATGAACTCAAATCTCAGAGCGGCGTATGAACTTAGGTCGCAAGTGTTTGGCCGAGTGTGTCTTAAGATTGGCCTGACTCCCAATGTGCTGACTGCAATCGGCTTGGCTGTGAGCGTCGCTGCAGGAGTAGTCCTCTGGAAAGCAAACTTCATCTGGGGCTCGATACTGATTCTCCTGACTGCTTTCACTGACATGCTCGACGGAGCAACCGCTCGCGCTGGGAAGATTGGGACTGTCTACGGAGGAATTCTGGACCATGTGTGTGACAGATACGCAGAGTTCTTCATTCTTGCCGGCATTCTCCTTTCCCAGCGGGTCCATGCAGGGTGGGCGTTGTTCGCGTTGTTCGGGATGATAATCGCTTCGTACACCAGGGCGGCAGCCGAATCTATAGGCAATATCAAGAATTGTGAAGTTGGCGCGGTGGGGCGACTCGAGAAATTTGTCATGATACTGATCGGACTGATCTCAGAGGAGTTCTTCCCCGGCTACCATTTTCTTGCGATCTGCCTCGCTATAGTAGGCGCCGTATCGTACATCACCTCTATCCAGAGACTTGTGTACACGAAGAAGATTCTAAGCGAAAGAGATAGCAATTGAAGATAACTGCTGTCGGAAACCCGGTCTACGATTTGATTCAGACTCCTTTTGTCAAAACCGACGGAAGAGTCTTGTCGGGGTGTTCGACGAACTTCTGCCTTGCGCTGGCAAAGCTCGGAGTGAAGACCTCTCTTGTTGGCAATATTGGAACCGACTTGAAAGACAAGTTCGCTGCCGATCTCGGGCGATTTGGAATAGAGCACCGGCTTTTCGAATCGACCGAAAGTGGAGGATTTTCCCTCAGATATTTCGGTGATCACGGAGAGCGTGAACTGAAGCTTCTCGGAGATGCCGGATCGATTGCCGAATTCCCGGATGAGTATCGCGACAGCGACTATGTTGTCTTAGGCCCGATACTCGGCGAGGTGGATCTGGACTATATCGCTAATGTGAGAGACAAGACGAACGCCAAGATCGTCCTCGATCCGCAGGGCATTCTAAGAAATCACACGGACGGCGATATATTCCACGAGAAGAAACCGGATACGGAAAAACTGATTGGCCTGTGCGACATCGTCAAGCCAAATGAACTCGAATGCAAGGTGTTGACAGGTATCGATCCTCGTGAAGATGCCCGCACGCCTGCTGAGATGATAAAATCCTGGGGACCGAAGCTCGTCATAATCACACTGGCGGAACTCGGTTCGGTCATATATGACGGCAGCGATTTCACTCCGATACCGCCGTACGATACTCTCGCGAAGGATTCTACCGGGGCAGGAGATACGTACATGGCCGGTTTCCTGTATAGTTATGCGAATGGATGGGATCTCTACGAATGCGGCTGCATGGGGTCTGCGGTTGCAAGCGTGATGATTGAAAACACCGGACCTGATTTTCCGCTGACTCTCGAGGAGGCGGATGACCGAAGAAGGAAGCTTCTCCAACTAAAGTCTGAAACTGAGTTGTTGAAATAGGAAGGGAGATTTGATGAGCAAAGTCAGGGTCGCGATTATTGGAGTCGGCAACTGCGCCTCATCATTCGTGCAGGGAGTGCACTATTACCGAAACGCCTCTGAAAACGATTTTATTCCGGGTTTGATGCATGTCAACCTCGGAGGATATCACATATCCGACATTGAGTTCTCTGCCGCGATTGACATCGACAAGAACAAGGTCGGCAAGGATCTCTCGGAGGCGATTTTCACTTACCCGAACAACACGTACAAGTTCGCATCTGTGCCTAAGCACGGAGTGACCGTGCAGCGTGGGATGACGCATGATGGTCTCGGGTATTACTTATCGCAGATAATCGAGAAGGCTCCGGGGGACACTGTCGATATCGTTAAGCTGCTGAAAGATACCAGGACTGATGTTGTCGTGAGCTATCTGCCGGTCGGTTCGGAGGAAGCTACGAAGTGGTATGTCGAGCAGATTCTCGATGCCGGCTGCGGTTTCGTTAACTGTATTCCGGTATTTATTGCACGAGAGCCTTATTGGCAGGATCGATTCAAGAAGCGCGGTCTGCCGGTAATCGGCGATGATGTCAAATCCCAGGTGGGAGCGACGATCGTCCACCGCGTCCTTACGAGGCTCTTCCGGGAACGAGGCGTCAAGCTGGAGCGCACAAGCCAGCTCAACGTTGGAGGCAACACGGACTTCCTGAACATGCTCGAACGGTCGCGTCTCGAATCCAAGAAGATATCGAAAACCAATGCTGTGACATCTCAGCTTGATTACGATATCGGTGCGGACAACTGCCACATAGGTCCCTCGGATTACGTACCATGGCTGCAGGATCGCAAATGGGCCTACATCAGAATGGAAGGCCGCACGTTTGGTGATGTGCCGTTGAACATTGAAATGAAACTGGAAGTATGGGATTCGCCCAACTCAGCAGGTGTTGTCATCGATGCGGTTCGCTGCTGCAAACTTGCTCTCGACAACGGATTATCCGGAGCGATGGAAGCGCCGTCGTCGTACTTCAAGAAGTCGCCACCGATACAGTATTTCGATGACGAAGCTCGCAATATGACCGAGGAGTTTATTCGGAAGTACGCGCTGAAGTCAGCGAAAGCGGCTCCGAAGAAGAAGCCGGCAAAGAAAGTTGCCAAGAAGAAGTCTGTTAAACGAAGTCCGAAGAAATAGATTACTCAAAGGTGGCGCTACCGCCACCTTTTCTTTTTGAAGAATGAATAAGAAGAGTGCATTCATAACACTGGAAGGAATCGACTTTTCCGGTAAGTCGACACAGGCCGAAAGGCTCCTTTCCCGATTGCATGAATCAGGTCTCGACCCTCTATTTCTGAGAGAGCCCGGGGGTACAGTACTTTCCGAACGAGTGCGCGAAATCCTTCTCAATCGAGGCGAGATCACCATCGGCGCCAAGTCTGAATTGCTGCTGTTCCTCGCCGCCAGGGCGCAGCTTGTCGATGACCTGATAATTCCATCGCTCGAATCCGGCCGTATAGTAATATGCGACAGGTTCTTCGATTCGACCTTCGCATATCAGGGATTTGCAAGGGGACTTCCGGTCGAGAAGATAAGAGAAATCAACACCTTTGCAACATCAGGGCTTGTTCCCGATCTTACTCTGCTTTTTGACCTGCCGGTTGAAGTCGCTCAGGGGAGAGGTGCAGGTCTTTCTTCAGGGGGCGATCGTCTGGAGAATGAGGTGGCCGAATTTCATCGCAGAGTGAGAGACGGGTATCTTCAATTGGTGCGCACTGAACCAATGAGAATCAAAGTCATTGATGCGAGTGGAAGCCTCGATGTAGTCTGGAGCAAGACCTGGGAACTGACGCGCTCTTTTCTGAAGACGCGGGGAATTGAAATTCTTGAAAAATAGCAGGTCTGTAATCGCGATCCGGGTAGTCTTCGGTCTGGCTCATCTGCTGTTGATCGCGCTCGGAGTTGTCATCCTCAAAGACGATCCACGCTTTCAGAGCGCGAGATTCCTGACCACCGCGTTGACCACGATTGAAGAGAACATCTGCGAGCCTGCAGATCCGGAACGTATGTTTGCTTCTGCATGGCTCGGGATGAACGACATTCTCGATCCCTACACAATCTTCATCCCGGCGAGATCATATCAGTTTGTCGACGAGGAGAATCGCGGCAGTTTCGAAGGGATAGGTGTTGAGATCACGGTGCGCGACGGATTTGTGACAGTGATCAGCCCGATGGCGGGATCGAACGCTGAAGAAGTCGGTCTCCGTTCGGGCGACCAGGTGATTACGGTCGATTCGACGGACGTCGAGGGGATGTCGGCAGATGAAGTGACTTCGATGATTCGTGGTCCCGCGGGAAGCACAGTGCTGCTAGGAATCAAGCGTCCCGGATATGCCAAGTCATTCGAAGTGCGCGTCGAGAGACGGCAGGTCGATCTTTCGAGCATTAGTTACAGCGGGGTCGTTGATTCAATAGGTTACATTCATCTGAATCGATTTTCGCTGACTACGCCTGTCGAGATCAACGAAGCGCTCGACAGATTGACGCGCAATGGTATCTCCGGCCTGGCGCTTGACCTGCGTGGGAATCCGGGTGGGTTCATGTCGGCAGCGGTGTACCTTGCGCAAATATTTCTTCCAGCTGACAAGCTCATATTGGCTACAAAGAGCAGGCGAGGATGGGAGAATTACGCCATAAACTCCGTGGACGATGGCCCTCTCATTGGCTTGCCGCTGGTTGTCCTTGTGGATCGCGGGTCAGCGTCGGCCTCAGAAATCGTAGCGGGTGTGCTACAGGATTACGATCGTGCCGTGATTATCGGAGATACAACGTATGGGAAGGGACTCGTTCAGACCAATCTCATGCTTGAAGGAGGTAACGCCTTTCGTATTACCACATCGAAATACTATCTTCCGTCCGGTCGTCTTGTCCAGCGGTTTGCGGACAAGGATTGGGCGAAGTATCTCAATGTATCGCGTTCGGAGTTGAACACGGCCTTCAGGACCGAAGGGGGAC
This window encodes:
- the lgt gene encoding prolipoprotein diacylglyceryl transferase, with protein sequence MFPEVITLGPVIIRSYGVMLALSFMLGVLLVRHRSRRSGVNPDFAVNLAFLVIISAVIGARMFYAFFHWSDFSGHLIDIFNPLGSSEGFGIAGLNLYGGLITALSAAVVFCYLKKESILVVFDLFAPAIALGIFLTRIGCFLNGCCFGTECHLPWGVNFPVGSIPYSYLGDVPLHPAQLYSSLYGLLLFVALSISEKRKPFVGLTFSLFLMTEAMFRFLIEYVRFYENQMLTTVFGIGFTYNHIMAMFLFLIGLMLLLVSRKRGVKPARARKSGRLKTGD
- a CDS encoding DUF4430 domain-containing protein, producing MLIQLDNRRYIITTILLLMFALAVACSPRAGRTTPENVIALPDSSGVSVFELLKAHHEVDYDQTSSGVFVKGIDSIIGSSSAYWLYFVNDTAGTVASDKYMLQSGEKVEWRLISGF
- a CDS encoding T9SS type A sorting domain-containing protein — translated: MKRFLLNCIAISLVVSTTALGSGFDGIATSDPPELLEVQLESAIGSLAGSAEISITLNQGTDFFGSYDFLIAYQDTMLTFADATIGSDLADCWEYFNYFYYPADGCGGHCPSELIRIVAIADVVNGSIHPDQSCLHYNPASGDQMELARLRFRVSHAIRHECMFAPVRFFWLDCGDNVLNSVTGDSVWNSNAVFSGEYAPIEITGDQYYGGHWWIGNCTDQIPGESVSAQVIDFISGGIDIVCTDQFGHLGDLNLNSIIYEISDLTLFAKYFIYGVSVFDIDMPVQVGATDINNDGVVLSLPDFMYMIRVINGDVPPYEKASPFAYTVTIEEGAIITANSQSDIGAALFVFSGEGEATLLADGMKMESDVVDGQLRVLIWSDSKNHISAGTHDLFGINAELSIIEVEVVDYYGNLMNSTVVEKVIPTAFALNQNYPNPFNPTTDITINLPTQSNWKLDIYNVSGQLVRTFSGNAIGEVTVTWDAAGAASGIYFYKATAGQYTDTRKMLLMK
- a CDS encoding CDP-alcohol phosphatidyltransferase family protein, which produces MNSNLRAAYELRSQVFGRVCLKIGLTPNVLTAIGLAVSVAAGVVLWKANFIWGSILILLTAFTDMLDGATARAGKIGTVYGGILDHVCDRYAEFFILAGILLSQRVHAGWALFALFGMIIASYTRAAAESIGNIKNCEVGAVGRLEKFVMILIGLISEEFFPGYHFLAICLAIVGAVSYITSIQRLVYTKKILSERDSN
- a CDS encoding bifunctional hydroxymethylpyrimidine kinase/phosphomethylpyrimidine kinase; its protein translation is MKITAVGNPVYDLIQTPFVKTDGRVLSGCSTNFCLALAKLGVKTSLVGNIGTDLKDKFAADLGRFGIEHRLFESTESGGFSLRYFGDHGERELKLLGDAGSIAEFPDEYRDSDYVVLGPILGEVDLDYIANVRDKTNAKIVLDPQGILRNHTDGDIFHEKKPDTEKLIGLCDIVKPNELECKVLTGIDPREDARTPAEMIKSWGPKLVIITLAELGSVIYDGSDFTPIPPYDTLAKDSTGAGDTYMAGFLYSYANGWDLYECGCMGSAVASVMIENTGPDFPLTLEEADDRRRKLLQLKSETELLK
- a CDS encoding inositol-3-phosphate synthase; this encodes MSKVRVAIIGVGNCASSFVQGVHYYRNASENDFIPGLMHVNLGGYHISDIEFSAAIDIDKNKVGKDLSEAIFTYPNNTYKFASVPKHGVTVQRGMTHDGLGYYLSQIIEKAPGDTVDIVKLLKDTRTDVVVSYLPVGSEEATKWYVEQILDAGCGFVNCIPVFIAREPYWQDRFKKRGLPVIGDDVKSQVGATIVHRVLTRLFRERGVKLERTSQLNVGGNTDFLNMLERSRLESKKISKTNAVTSQLDYDIGADNCHIGPSDYVPWLQDRKWAYIRMEGRTFGDVPLNIEMKLEVWDSPNSAGVVIDAVRCCKLALDNGLSGAMEAPSSYFKKSPPIQYFDDEARNMTEEFIRKYALKSAKAAPKKKPAKKVAKKKSVKRSPKK
- the tmk gene encoding dTMP kinase, with the protein product MNKKSAFITLEGIDFSGKSTQAERLLSRLHESGLDPLFLREPGGTVLSERVREILLNRGEITIGAKSELLLFLAARAQLVDDLIIPSLESGRIVICDRFFDSTFAYQGFARGLPVEKIREINTFATSGLVPDLTLLFDLPVEVAQGRGAGLSSGGDRLENEVAEFHRRVRDGYLQLVRTEPMRIKVIDASGSLDVVWSKTWELTRSFLKTRGIEILEK
- a CDS encoding PDZ domain-containing protein — its product is MKNSRSVIAIRVVFGLAHLLLIALGVVILKDDPRFQSARFLTTALTTIEENICEPADPERMFASAWLGMNDILDPYTIFIPARSYQFVDEENRGSFEGIGVEITVRDGFVTVISPMAGSNAEEVGLRSGDQVITVDSTDVEGMSADEVTSMIRGPAGSTVLLGIKRPGYAKSFEVRVERRQVDLSSISYSGVVDSIGYIHLNRFSLTTPVEINEALDRLTRNGISGLALDLRGNPGGFMSAAVYLAQIFLPADKLILATKSRRGWENYAINSVDDGPLIGLPLVVLVDRGSASASEIVAGVLQDYDRAVIIGDTTYGKGLVQTNLMLEGGNAFRITTSKYYLPSGRLVQRFADKDWAKYLNVSRSELNTAFRTEGGRSVYGGGGVAPDVEVPPDSINLLAASLSYGSYFFKFTVDYRAAHGDSIPVEVDDKILEDFRKYVMAQGFEAPNYMLDRVTVLEEQLADLNPDALAPILARMKERAETLDGIEWAEAKMYIAERLRERLADQRGGVEEVYSSSRLRYDRRIKSAFEILSDMNLYESLLKEH